A region of the Burkholderia pyrrocinia genome:
CAAGTTCGATGAAGTCGGCCATATCGTCACGGCGATCCATTCGAGCTACAGCGGCGGGCGCTACCTGTCGCCGTGCGTCAGGCGCGCGGTCGATGCGATCGGCGAGCGTGGCGAGGCACCCGTGAAGCTGTCGGCGCGCGAGATCGAGGTGATTCGCCTGTATCTGTCGGGCGTGCCGATCAAGACGATCGCGCAGCGCCTGAGCAAGGGCAAGCAGACGGTCAGCGCGCAGAAGATCAGCGCGATGAAGAAGCTCGGCGCGAACAACGACGTCGAGCTGATCCAGCGGGCGGCCGGGCTGGGGCTCGGCATCGGTGCGGCCGCGCCGCGGGCCGGCGGCGCGGCGTGAGTTGGCGCGTGCCGGGCGGGCGCGTTCGGCGACGCAGGGTGAACGCGCGGGCGGGGCGGGTGTACTTGGCACGCCGCGCACCCGCACCGCGCCGGTCAGGCCATTCGGTCTGCGTGAAGCGCGCGTAGGCCGCGTATAGCTCGATGCCGTGGAGGCGGCTTGCGGCCGCGTCCATAACGAGCGCACATTGACCGTGAATCTCAACACGAGATAGCTCGCCGAAGTTCACCGAATTGGATCGAGGTGGATGCACTTGCAGACGGGCACCGACGACAACACGTGGCCAGTGCCGAGATTGCGGCGCGCCTTCACGCTCGGATGTGTTCCGAATCCAAGTAAATCCGGCGTCGCTGCATCTGTTTGTGCGCCGGATACGGCAACTCATACAATCGCCATACATCCTGATTTTTGTTCCATGCGTCATTTTTCGTGGGAGAAGGATTCCGTGGTTTCCACACTGATTCATGAGGTCAGTCACTTTGATGACACGATGGCTACCAAGGATCATCGCTACTTTATCGAGGAATGCCTGACCTTCGGATCGGAGAGCCCAGATCAAGCCATCAATAACGCTGACAGTATTGCGGGATACGTAATTTATAATGCATAAATTAATACTTGGTATATTGCTTGCCGCTTCTAATTCGGCATTTGCATGCATTGCAAGCGAGAATTTCGATATATATTTTAATAGGAATGATGCGGTCATATCGAACTCGGAAATCGTGCGCATCGCAAATTGGGTGGTCGACCAAAAGATTACTTACGCCAATCACACAGCCAAAGAGACAACTTTAGTTAGTGGTCACGCTGAAGAAGACGAACGCGGGGCACCGGCACTTGCACAATCACGACTGCAAGTCGGGCGTGCGCTGCTAGAGCAATTGGGCTTTCTACGCGGGACCATTCGAGCAAGCGCACGTGTCTATTCGCATGGCGACGTGGACAACGGGCGGCGCGTGGAAATTTCCTTCCTGCCCGATTGCCCTAACAAGTGCTGCACCGGGAAGTAACATGACGCGCGACCCACCGCGCAAGCATCGTTCAAAACAGCGCCCCATTCGCTTCCGAATGCTGGCCGGCGCTGCGCGGCGAGCAGGTGGATGCGCTCGACGCGCTGCCGGTGGGCACAGGCATGAGGGCATGTGACGAAGCCGAGGGCGTGCGGGCCTGGCAACGGCAAGCCGCGCACGCACGCTCCCCAAGATCAGGCCGGCAACGCGAACCGCGTGACGGCGTCGCGCAGCGCTTCGGCCTGATCGCGCAGCGAATGCGCGGCGGCCGCGGCCTGTTCGACGAGCGCCGCGTTCTGCTGCGTGACCTGGTCCATCTCGCCCACCGCGCGATTGACCTGCTCGATCCCGGCGCTCTGCTCGCGCGACGCATGGCTGATTTCGTCGAGGATTTCGTTCACGCGCCGCACCGACTGCACGAGCTCGGCCATCGTCTCGCCCGCGTGCGTGACGAGCGTCGCGCCGTGTTCGACGGTCTCGTTCGACGACACGATCAGCGACTTGATCTCCTTGGCGGCCGTCGCCGAGCGTTGCGCGA
Encoded here:
- a CDS encoding response regulator transcription factor, which encodes MRKFNVRIVFAYDWPLTLAGIEQVAGSACAIELVAVYRSAAELVASLGGVDCDIVLVDYSIRGDEQMDGLALLDWLRRTRPNAGIVALVGNENPLIFRSILAIGGVSVVSKFDEVGHIVTAIHSSYSGGRYLSPCVRRAVDAIGERGEAPVKLSAREIEVIRLYLSGVPIKTIAQRLSKGKQTVSAQKISAMKKLGANNDVELIQRAAGLGLGIGAAAPRAGGAA
- a CDS encoding M35 family metallo-endopeptidase, with product MHLQTGTDDNTWPVPRLRRAFTLGCVPNPSKSGVAASVCAPDTATHTIAIHPDFCSMRHFSWEKDSVVSTLIHEVSHFDDTMATKDHRYFIEECLTFGSESPDQAINNADSIAGYVIYNA